The Rhopalosiphum maidis isolate BTI-1 chromosome 4, ASM367621v3, whole genome shotgun sequence region attgATCACGctgcataatattaactatgtcGTCTATATCACAGTATCACCATTCGATTTTATAATAGCGAGACTATTAACTTATAGAATCTCAAAaagaataaatcaattaaaaagtgtagtatatacttaattctagtaattaataaaccaataaatcattcttaatttataacaataacagcATAACAGAAGTcattcaataattgtttttttttttgtcatagcccataggtatttattttgtttataaaatctgtaggcataaaaattttttttacaataagcaCAATAGATGGAGGTTAGATAAAAAAGGCTTGATTGAGAAACCATTCAACAATAGTACTTCGTGCCTCGTGACATTGgtagtaataattgttaaaattaaaaatattcaaatttttcatattataatatactgtttacaaatttgaaatcaCCTAAAACATAGAGTACAGACTCTATGGGGCAAAGACAAATAGTCTTATCTTTAGTGATATATTTCCAACCTCCTAGGGATATTCAAACTAGTTTATAGTGATACCATACAAAAGCTTTAGCATTTTAGCAATCAGTACAGGGCATgcatgtttgttttattatagtacGCAACAACGAAATACGAAAgtgttaatttaacattattattgtatattattatgttgacaTTTAGGACATTgacttttagtattatacgTCGGTTTAATTATACCAAAACCACGTCCCGTAGATCGATTTGGGTTGTCTAGTCGCTATAATTACGATCGTCGTGACTCGTGAACTCGATCTGACAGCTGCAGTAAGTAcacttcaaattaaaatacgaattGCGTATGACGATAATCCACCGAAGGCACACCTACACAACtgtccattattattaaagcgaCCGGTTGCGGGCGGGTGATTCATCATGGTACGATCGTGCAGCTCGTCCAGTGATACATCGTCGGCCAAATACGAATTCTCCGATTCGGATTCTGATCACAAGCGGCGTAGCAGAAGTAGCCGTCCCCGCCGTTTGCCGACCAGCAACAGCAAGAATGCTGTGGCTGCCCGTATAAATCGCATGAAACAGAAACAGTACGTCAAGGACCTGGAGCAAAAGATGTCGCAGCTTAAACGCGAGATCAAGGGTGTGAAACGGGAGCTGAAGGAACGCGAAGAGAAGTGGGCAAGCAGCCGTCGACAGGTAGCCTATTTGCGCGGTATGATTGCCAACAGCCATCAGATCGGCGGTCTGTTGCGCAACATACGTTGGAGGAATATCATCCCACAAGG contains the following coding sequences:
- the LOC113548392 gene encoding CREB/ATF bZIP transcription factor-like isoform X1, with the protein product MVRSCSSSSDTSSAKYEFSDSDSDHKRRSRSSRPRRLPTSNSKNAVAARINRMKQKQYVKDLEQKMSQLKREIKGVKRELKEREEKWASSRRQVAYLRGMIANSHQIGGLLRNIRWRNIIPQGSNIDKTLNELNSDASIDHFPITTSHSLFDGYFDLLEERDSNHPHMVPPPVAPQEDEGWALLDGINPTTTELFQETVPSKYVSVCTLLP
- the LOC113548392 gene encoding CREB/ATF bZIP transcription factor-like isoform X2; translation: MVRSCSSSSDTSSAKYEFSDSDSDHKRRSRSSRPRRLPTSNSKNAVAARINRMKQKQYVKDLEQKMSQLKREIKGVKRELKEREEKWASSRRQVAYLRGMIANSHQIGGLLRNIRWRNIIPQEERDSNHPHMVPPPVAPQEDEGWALLDGINPTTTELFQETVPSKYVSVCTLLP